From the genome of Winogradskyella forsetii, one region includes:
- a CDS encoding DUF1697 domain-containing protein, with amino-acid sequence MKTYIALLRGINVGGHKKVPMAELRELLEKSGLENVKTYIQSGNVIFQSLTKDSKTLEKTIQKSIINHFGFEVPVLVKTRTELDLIFKHCPFPEAQKVESYFIVLSQKPNKDLVDDIAQKVYPNEEFVITNECVYIYYVLGAGKAKLGVNWFENRLKVKATARNFRTMAKLLEMTTS; translated from the coding sequence ATGAAAACATACATCGCACTTTTAAGAGGTATCAACGTTGGCGGCCATAAAAAAGTCCCAATGGCAGAGCTCAGGGAATTATTAGAGAAATCGGGATTAGAAAATGTAAAAACCTACATTCAAAGTGGCAATGTTATCTTTCAATCTTTAACTAAAGATTCAAAAACTTTAGAAAAAACGATTCAAAAATCAATTATTAATCATTTCGGATTTGAAGTGCCAGTTCTAGTCAAAACCAGAACTGAGTTAGATCTTATATTCAAACATTGTCCGTTTCCTGAAGCGCAAAAAGTAGAAAGCTATTTTATAGTTTTGAGTCAAAAACCTAATAAAGATTTAGTGGATGACATTGCTCAAAAGGTCTATCCAAATGAAGAATTTGTAATTACAAATGAATGTGTTTATATATATTATGTGCTTGGGGCTGGCAAAGCAAAATTGGGTGTTAATTGGTTTGAAAATAGACTAAAAGTAAAAGCCACAGCTCGAAATTTTAGAACTATGGCTAAACTTTTAGAAATGACTACTTCTTAA
- a CDS encoding fibronectin type III domain-containing protein, which produces MKKFSYVFAILFLVFNCSSEENDPDNLDPGPFSVTILETRMDGANIEWTEAIDIDDDPITYSIYLEDQLISTGGTALSYNFTGLEPETSYDGYIIADDGRGGTSQDDFFFATEPETIILTINASNWLHDSFPEGEGTREVHSVGFQVPIYENAISYQLEIITFSIVNYDGSIYTTSGGTYTWTNETQSDPVYLIDNMTEYGVYLGSASINTINPSYGETIDYVTSRSGEAQVIITFGSN; this is translated from the coding sequence ATGAAAAAATTCAGTTATGTATTCGCTATACTATTTTTAGTATTTAATTGCTCATCTGAAGAAAACGACCCAGATAACCTTGATCCAGGTCCATTTTCTGTAACCATCTTAGAAACACGTATGGACGGTGCCAATATAGAATGGACAGAAGCCATTGATATTGACGATGACCCTATTACCTATTCAATTTATTTAGAAGATCAGCTGATCTCAACAGGAGGAACTGCATTATCTTATAACTTTACAGGTTTAGAACCAGAAACCAGTTATGATGGTTATATTATTGCTGACGATGGTAGAGGTGGGACATCACAAGACGATTTCTTTTTTGCGACAGAACCAGAGACCATAATACTGACCATAAATGCCTCTAATTGGCTTCATGATAGTTTTCCAGAGGGAGAAGGTACTCGTGAAGTTCATTCAGTAGGTTTTCAAGTTCCAATTTACGAGAATGCTATATCTTATCAACTCGAGATAATAACGTTTTCAATAGTTAATTATGATGGATCTATATATACAACGTCTGGAGGAACTTACACTTGGACTAATGAAACCCAAAGTGATCCAGTATATCTAATTGATAACATGACTGAATATGGAGTTTATTTAGGTTCAGCTTCTATTAACACAATTAATCCATCTTATGGCGAAACTATAGATTATGTCACTTCAAGATCTGGAGAAGCGCAAGTAATCATAACTTTTGGCAGTAACTAA
- the mvaD gene encoding diphosphomevalonate decarboxylase: protein MTDQDFILKSYNTNIENGTVKWESPSNIALVKYWGKKAHQIPENPSISFTLSDCKTITEISFAKRDLSTSFSFEVYFEGKKNEAFKPKIQTFFERIETYMPFLRDYHFKIETSNTFPHSSGIASSASGMSAIALCLMSIERSLSEVEVTDKSFNQKASFLARLGSGSACRSIEGELVVWGKNESIPESSDLYGVKFEGDVHSNFNNFQDTILLVDKGEKQVSSTVGHQLMYGHPFAQERFKQAHENLAQLKTILASGNLDEFIKIVESEALTLHAMMMTSMPYFILMKPNTLEIINKIWSYREKTNSKVCFTLDAGANVHVLYPQKEKESVLEFIKNELIRYCQNEHYICDHIGLGANQI from the coding sequence ATGACAGATCAAGATTTTATTCTCAAATCCTACAATACCAATATTGAAAACGGTACCGTAAAATGGGAATCACCAAGTAATATTGCTTTGGTAAAATATTGGGGAAAAAAGGCACATCAAATTCCAGAAAATCCTTCGATAAGTTTTACGCTTTCCGATTGTAAAACCATAACGGAAATCTCATTTGCTAAAAGAGACCTTTCGACTAGTTTTAGTTTCGAAGTATATTTTGAAGGAAAGAAGAACGAAGCTTTCAAGCCAAAAATTCAAACCTTTTTTGAACGCATCGAAACCTATATGCCATTTTTGAGGGATTACCATTTCAAAATTGAAACCTCAAACACATTTCCTCATAGTTCAGGAATTGCCTCTTCAGCATCTGGCATGAGCGCCATAGCACTTTGCTTAATGAGTATTGAGCGGTCGCTGAGCGAAGTCGAAGTGACAGATAAGTCATTTAACCAAAAAGCCTCATTTCTAGCGCGTTTAGGTTCAGGAAGTGCGTGCAGAAGTATAGAGGGCGAACTCGTGGTTTGGGGAAAAAATGAAAGTATTCCTGAGAGTTCAGACTTATATGGTGTAAAATTTGAAGGCGATGTGCATTCAAATTTCAACAATTTCCAAGACACTATTTTATTGGTCGATAAAGGCGAAAAGCAAGTCAGCAGTACTGTTGGCCATCAATTAATGTATGGTCATCCTTTTGCTCAAGAGCGATTTAAGCAAGCACATGAAAATTTGGCGCAGCTGAAAACAATTCTAGCATCTGGCAATTTAGACGAATTCATAAAAATTGTGGAAAGTGAAGCCTTAACGTTACATGCCATGATGATGACGAGCATGCCTTACTTCATTTTAATGAAACCTAATACTCTGGAAATCATCAATAAAATTTGGTCCTATAGAGAAAAAACCAATTCTAAAGTCTGTTTTACACTTGATGCAGGAGCAAATGTCCATGTGTTATATCCGCAAAAAGAAAAGGAATCGGTTCTCGAATTTATTAAGAATGAATTGATTAGGTATTGTCAAAATGAGCACTATATTTGCGACCATATCGGACTTGGTGCAAACCAAATTTAA
- a CDS encoding mevalonate kinase family protein translates to MKGPLFYSKILLFGEYGIIKDSKGLSIPYNFYNGALKVDENPNKLAQDSNASLKRFVTYLKGLDKELVTFDIDSLQQDVDTGMYFDSSIPQGYGVGSSGALVAAIYDKYATDKITVLENLTREKLLKLKTVFSEMESFFHGKSSGLDPLNSYLSLPILINSKDNIEATGIPSQQTEGKGAVFLLDSGIVGETAPMVSIFMESMKNEGFRSMLKDQFIKHTDACVDDFLKGDIKSLFKNTKQLSKVVLNNFKPMIPAQFHELWKKGIDTNDYYLKLCGSGGGGYILGFTENIEKAKEALKGQKLEVVYSF, encoded by the coding sequence ATGAAGGGACCATTATTTTATTCAAAGATTCTTTTATTCGGAGAATACGGAATCATCAAAGATTCTAAAGGCTTATCTATTCCATATAATTTTTACAACGGCGCTTTAAAAGTGGATGAAAATCCTAATAAATTGGCTCAAGATTCTAATGCCAGTTTAAAACGTTTTGTAACGTATTTAAAAGGTTTGGATAAAGAATTGGTAACTTTTGATATTGACAGCTTACAACAAGATGTGGATACCGGAATGTATTTCGATTCTTCAATTCCACAAGGCTATGGTGTAGGAAGTAGTGGTGCTTTAGTTGCTGCGATTTACGATAAATATGCCACCGATAAAATTACCGTTTTAGAAAATCTGACTCGTGAGAAACTCTTGAAGTTAAAAACAGTTTTCTCTGAAATGGAATCGTTTTTTCATGGAAAATCTTCAGGCTTAGACCCATTGAACAGTTATTTAAGCCTTCCTATTCTAATCAACTCTAAAGACAATATTGAAGCTACAGGAATTCCTTCTCAACAAACAGAAGGAAAAGGAGCAGTTTTCCTGTTGGATAGTGGAATTGTTGGGGAAACGGCACCAATGGTTAGTATTTTTATGGAAAGTATGAAAAATGAAGGGTTTCGTAGCATGCTTAAAGATCAATTTATAAAACACACCGATGCTTGTGTAGATGATTTCTTAAAAGGCGATATAAAATCCTTATTCAAAAACACTAAGCAACTCTCAAAAGTGGTGCTTAATAATTTTAAGCCAATGATTCCTGCCCAGTTTCACGAACTTTGGAAAAAAGGCATTGACACAAACGATTACTACTTAAAACTTTGTGGCTCTGGCGGTGGAGGCTATATTTTAGGCTTTACCGAAAATATCGAAAAAGCTAAAGAAGCATTAAAAGGACAGAAATTGGAAGTTGTATATAGCTTCTAA
- a CDS encoding geranylgeranylglycerol-phosphate geranylgeranyltransferase, with protein MLTRRQKHILLKFFSLFSVVRGYNILVIVIAQYLASVYIFGHDKPVKAVLLDVNLLMLVLASSATIAGGYIINNFYDSEKDLINKPRKTMLDRLVSQNTKLSFYFVLNVVAVVFASYVSFKAVIFFAIYIFAIWFYSHRLKKQPMVGNIVSAILTVTPFFVIFIYYQNFEKVVFAHGIFLFLLISMRELTKDLENIKGDLALNYRTVPVVYGEKVSKTMLTVVGVLTMVSAVLLISFFKIGHMYYYFYLSIGLLFLYLILLLKSNKKTHYLILHNILKFIIVAGVLSILLIDVSIVLNRI; from the coding sequence ATGTTAACAAGACGGCAGAAACACATTCTTCTAAAATTTTTCAGCCTGTTCTCGGTCGTTCGAGGTTATAATATTCTTGTTATCGTTATTGCCCAATACTTAGCTTCCGTTTACATTTTTGGTCATGATAAACCGGTAAAAGCTGTACTGTTAGATGTCAACCTCTTAATGTTGGTATTAGCGTCTTCAGCGACGATAGCAGGCGGTTATATTATCAATAATTTCTACGATTCTGAAAAAGATCTTATTAACAAACCAAGAAAAACGATGTTAGATCGTCTGGTAAGTCAGAATACCAAATTGTCGTTTTATTTTGTACTTAATGTCGTAGCCGTAGTTTTCGCTAGTTATGTATCTTTTAAAGCGGTAATCTTTTTCGCCATTTATATTTTCGCCATTTGGTTCTATTCGCATCGTTTAAAGAAACAACCGATGGTTGGTAATATAGTGTCTGCCATATTAACGGTAACGCCATTTTTTGTCATTTTTATCTATTATCAGAATTTTGAAAAAGTCGTTTTTGCCCATGGAATATTTTTGTTTCTATTGATTTCCATGCGCGAACTCACAAAGGATTTAGAGAACATAAAAGGCGATTTGGCCTTAAATTACAGAACGGTTCCTGTAGTATATGGCGAAAAAGTATCAAAAACGATGCTAACCGTTGTTGGTGTTTTAACCATGGTTTCGGCCGTGTTACTTATTTCATTTTTCAAGATTGGACACATGTATTATTACTTCTATCTTAGCATAGGCTTATTGTTTCTCTATCTCATTTTACTGTTAAAATCAAATAAGAAAACCCATTATTTGATTCTTCATAATATCTTAAAGTTTATCATTGTCGCTGGTGTTTTGTCCATACTATTGATTGATGTTTCTATTGTTTTGAATAGGATATAG
- a CDS encoding pseudouridine synthase, which translates to MSRHQDSKGKGKTSGRGNANSKTKSYARGNAPFKKKKQPAKQTSNPDEMRLNKYIANSGVCSRREADENIAIGLVSVNGKIITEMGYKVKRSDEVKFDGQRITPEPNVYVLLNKPKGFATTTAEGKGRTVMDLVANATNASIKPIGRLGRNSLGLLLFTNDDKVVQKFTNSKKGVERLFQVELDKNLKFEDLKKIQEGFKVEGKLITVEEISYIQGESKNQVGIKIKNTGNTILRTIFDELNYDLVKIDCVAIGHLTKKDIPRGHWKHLTEQEVSTLKML; encoded by the coding sequence ATGAGCAGACATCAAGATAGCAAAGGAAAAGGGAAAACTTCAGGAAGAGGAAATGCTAATAGCAAAACCAAAAGTTATGCTAGAGGAAACGCTCCTTTTAAAAAGAAAAAGCAACCAGCAAAGCAAACCTCAAATCCAGATGAGATGCGTTTAAATAAATACATTGCCAATTCTGGTGTGTGTTCGCGTCGCGAAGCGGATGAGAATATCGCTATTGGCTTGGTATCCGTAAACGGTAAGATCATTACCGAAATGGGCTACAAAGTAAAACGAAGCGACGAAGTGAAGTTCGATGGGCAACGCATTACTCCAGAACCAAACGTATATGTGTTATTGAACAAGCCTAAAGGCTTTGCGACCACAACAGCCGAAGGAAAAGGCAGAACCGTTATGGATTTGGTGGCCAATGCGACCAATGCCAGCATAAAGCCAATAGGCCGTTTAGGGCGCAACTCCTTAGGCTTGTTGTTGTTTACCAATGACGATAAAGTGGTACAGAAATTTACCAATTCCAAAAAAGGCGTTGAGCGTTTATTCCAGGTAGAGTTGGATAAAAACCTAAAATTTGAAGACCTTAAAAAGATTCAAGAAGGTTTTAAGGTCGAAGGTAAATTAATCACGGTCGAAGAAATTAGTTATATACAAGGTGAATCAAAAAACCAAGTTGGCATTAAAATCAAAAACACAGGGAACACCATTCTACGGACCATCTTTGATGAACTTAATTACGATTTGGTAAAAATCGATTGTGTTGCCATTGGCCATTTAACCAAAAAGGATATTCCTCGTGGCCATTGGAAACATTTAACAGAGCAGGAAGTGAGTACTTTAAAAATGCTTTAG
- a CDS encoding IS110 family RNA-guided transposase: MNKGIKFFGIDISHLVFDVTDSDGNYYQFKNNVSGFRKFIKLLDSQSHCVMEATGYYHYQLAYYLLESGIKLSVENPLAVKRFIQMKLSKIKTDKSDSKLICEYAKQMELKLWQGNSKEETECLQIVRALSVYTKQSTMLKNKIHGEAVLGNPSKIVVTSLKRSLRQLTKEMKTLEEKLLALVKQSHQDLFTRLKTIPGIGPKTAIMLVVLTGGFDRFTSASELCSYAGLTPVIRQSGSSVKGRPRISKIGNQKLRNLLFMCSFNACKYNKACRDLYERIVAKGKSKKLALIAVCNKLLKQAFAIAKSGLIYDAEYKSTLVKN; encoded by the coding sequence ATGAATAAAGGTATTAAATTTTTTGGAATTGACATTAGCCATTTGGTGTTCGATGTTACGGACTCTGACGGCAATTACTATCAGTTTAAAAACAACGTTTCAGGTTTTAGGAAGTTTATAAAACTCTTAGATTCACAGAGTCATTGTGTTATGGAGGCTACGGGTTATTACCACTATCAATTAGCCTATTATTTACTTGAGTCAGGTATCAAGTTATCAGTTGAGAATCCTTTAGCGGTGAAACGATTTATCCAGATGAAGTTGTCAAAAATTAAGACAGACAAAAGCGATTCCAAACTTATTTGCGAGTATGCAAAACAAATGGAATTAAAGCTTTGGCAAGGTAATTCTAAAGAAGAAACAGAATGTCTGCAGATCGTCAGAGCCCTTTCTGTGTATACAAAACAGAGCACTATGCTCAAGAACAAGATACATGGCGAAGCGGTTTTGGGCAATCCAAGCAAGATCGTTGTTACGTCTTTAAAACGTAGTTTAAGACAACTAACAAAAGAGATGAAAACCTTGGAAGAAAAGCTGTTGGCTTTAGTAAAACAATCGCACCAAGATCTGTTTACAAGATTAAAAACCATTCCGGGTATTGGTCCAAAAACAGCGATTATGTTAGTGGTCCTGACGGGTGGCTTTGATCGGTTTACCAGCGCAAGTGAGCTGTGCAGTTATGCAGGTCTGACGCCCGTGATTAGACAAAGTGGAAGTAGTGTAAAAGGGAGACCAAGGATAAGCAAAATAGGGAATCAGAAACTGAGGAATTTATTATTTATGTGCAGTTTTAATGCCTGTAAATACAACAAGGCTTGCCGAGATCTCTACGAGCGAATTGTGGCCAAAGGAAAGAGCAAAAAACTAGCGTTAATTGCCGTTTGTAATAAGCTGCTAAAACAGGCCTTTGCAATCGCAAAATCAGGATTGATATATGATGCAGAATATAAAAGTACGCTAGTGAAAAATTAA
- a CDS encoding DUF3885 domain-containing protein, with protein sequence MNSIEFNKYWDLNYPESNQIGHELKSVYPKRWLRIHSLPESKRYAESEDEYQIILNRQNKLISDLIGENTEIIIVSGQYETELNDKISTELSEYGKFKKSRTIELHKTYPEQYEDDFFYDVYFKPDTWRINSQNRLLKNIADDEFRAMFVCPKRNCIVSPYDGGMDIIVDNQEKRDKLKTKYKDWLSEREDGM encoded by the coding sequence ATGAACAGCATAGAATTTAATAAATATTGGGATTTAAATTATCCTGAATCGAATCAAATCGGACACGAATTAAAAAGTGTTTATCCGAAAAGATGGCTACGAATTCATAGTTTACCCGAATCGAAAAGATATGCGGAATCGGAAGATGAATATCAGATAATATTGAATAGACAAAACAAACTGATTTCTGACCTAATTGGAGAGAATACGGAAATAATAATTGTGTCTGGTCAATACGAAACGGAATTGAACGACAAAATCTCAACCGAATTATCTGAATACGGAAAATTTAAAAAAAGCAGAACGATTGAACTTCATAAAACTTATCCCGAACAATATGAAGATGATTTTTTTTATGATGTTTATTTCAAACCTGATACTTGGAGAATTAATTCTCAAAACAGACTATTGAAAAATATTGCGGACGATGAATTTCGAGCAATGTTCGTTTGTCCGAAAAGGAATTGTATTGTATCACCTTATGATGGTGGAATGGACATAATAGTTGATAATCAAGAAAAAAGAGACAAATTAAAAACTAAATATAAAGATTGGCTTTCAGAACGAGAAGATGGAATGTAG
- a CDS encoding type III PLP-dependent enzyme domain-containing protein, whose product MNNKYIDLIDQSFHFPQDEFKLEDKALQFHDIDLTQLIEDHGVPLKFTYLPQISNNIQRAKTWFADAFKNHKYKGKYNYCYCTKSSHFKHVLDEALTNDIHIETSSAFDIDIVKALKKEGKITDKTFVLSNGFKREQYISNIADLINDGHKNAIPIIDNYEELDLLSQEIKGKFQVGIRIASEEEPKFEFYTSRLGIGYKNIVPFYKTQIQENKKVELKMLHFFINTGIRDNAYYWNELHKCLKVYTALKKICPTLDSLNIGGGFPIKNSLAFEFDYAYMVDEIVNQIKLVCEEEEVDTPNIFTEFGSFTVGESGGALYKILYQKQQNDREKWNMINSSFITTLPDTWAINKRFIMLPINRWHDSYERVLLGGLTCDSDDYYNSEQHTNAIYLPKYNKDKDLYIGFFNTGAYQETIGGFGGLQHCLIPTPKHILIQKDAEGNLTTEVFAEQQNSENLLGILGYGSDKKDERAKKASLSEIK is encoded by the coding sequence ATGAACAATAAATATATTGATCTCATCGATCAATCCTTTCACTTTCCACAAGACGAATTTAAACTTGAGGACAAAGCGCTGCAATTCCATGATATCGACTTAACGCAATTAATCGAAGACCATGGCGTACCGTTGAAATTCACCTATTTACCGCAAATATCCAATAACATCCAGCGTGCCAAAACATGGTTTGCAGATGCCTTTAAAAACCATAAATATAAAGGCAAATACAATTATTGTTATTGTACTAAAAGTTCGCACTTTAAGCATGTGTTGGATGAAGCCTTAACCAATGACATTCATATTGAAACCTCTTCGGCTTTTGATATCGATATTGTAAAAGCACTAAAAAAGGAAGGTAAAATCACCGATAAAACGTTTGTGTTGAGCAATGGTTTTAAACGAGAACAATACATTAGCAATATTGCGGATCTTATCAATGATGGTCACAAAAATGCGATTCCTATTATAGACAATTATGAGGAACTCGATTTATTGTCGCAGGAAATTAAAGGTAAGTTTCAAGTTGGAATCCGGATCGCTTCTGAAGAGGAGCCAAAATTCGAATTCTACACCTCGCGTTTAGGCATTGGTTACAAGAATATCGTCCCTTTTTACAAAACCCAGATTCAAGAGAATAAAAAAGTAGAATTGAAAATGCTGCACTTTTTTATCAATACAGGAATTAGGGATAACGCCTATTATTGGAACGAATTGCACAAATGCCTTAAGGTCTATACAGCATTAAAGAAAATTTGCCCAACATTGGATAGTTTGAATATTGGAGGCGGTTTCCCAATTAAAAACTCGTTGGCTTTCGAATTTGATTACGCCTATATGGTTGATGAAATTGTGAACCAGATCAAATTGGTTTGCGAAGAAGAAGAGGTGGATACGCCAAATATATTTACGGAGTTTGGTAGTTTTACCGTGGGTGAAAGTGGTGGCGCACTTTATAAAATTCTATACCAAAAACAACAGAATGATCGCGAAAAGTGGAACATGATCAATTCCTCTTTTATCACCACCTTGCCAGATACTTGGGCCATAAACAAACGTTTTATCATGTTGCCCATTAACCGTTGGCACGATAGTTACGAACGTGTGTTGTTAGGGGGTTTAACTTGCGATAGTGATGACTATTACAACAGTGAGCAGCACACTAACGCCATTTATCTACCCAAATACAATAAGGATAAAGATTTATACATCGGCTTTTTTAATACAGGCGCATACCAGGAAACTATTGGTGGATTTGGAGGACTGCAACATTGCTTAATCCCAACACCCAAACATATTTTAATTCAAAAAGATGCGGAAGGCAATTTAACCACTGAGGTTTTTGCAGAACAGCAGAACAGTGAGAATTTATTGGGTATTTTGGGTTATGGTTCTGATAAAAAAGACGAAAGAGCCAAGAAGGCTTCGCTTTCAGAAATCAAATAA
- the speB gene encoding agmatinase, with the protein MTHIKTKTYAGIPEENAKLETSKIVLIPVPYDGTSTWQKGADKGPEAFLDASANMEHYDIETDSEVYQQGVFLADAVTENSSPEAMVEAVHQATKRYIKKNKFVTVFGGEHSISIGTIRAFNEMFDDLTVLHIDAHADLRESYDGSSCNHACAVYEASQTTNLIQVGIRSMDAIEKTVMDEDKTYFAHEMAVDDSWMDSAIDQMTDNVFITFDLDALDPSIMPSTGTPEPGGLLYYETLEFLKQVFQEKNVVGFDIAELCPNKNDKSSDFLAAKLYYKMLSYKFQDENIEDGFESNFNDSTNSGNKKTKFDTEDDY; encoded by the coding sequence ATGACACACATAAAAACAAAAACTTACGCTGGCATTCCAGAAGAAAATGCAAAATTAGAAACATCAAAGATTGTTTTGATCCCTGTACCTTATGATGGTACAAGCACATGGCAAAAGGGCGCCGATAAAGGACCTGAAGCCTTTTTAGACGCTTCAGCAAATATGGAACATTATGATATTGAAACCGATTCTGAAGTTTACCAACAAGGGGTGTTTTTGGCAGATGCGGTTACTGAAAATTCGTCGCCTGAAGCGATGGTAGAAGCTGTTCATCAAGCTACAAAACGCTATATTAAAAAGAACAAATTCGTGACGGTTTTTGGTGGCGAACATTCAATTTCCATTGGTACCATTAGAGCCTTTAACGAAATGTTCGATGATCTTACCGTATTACATATTGATGCACATGCCGATTTACGCGAAAGCTACGACGGCTCTAGCTGCAACCACGCTTGTGCAGTCTATGAAGCGAGTCAAACCACGAATTTGATTCAAGTGGGAATCCGTTCCATGGATGCCATCGAGAAAACGGTTATGGATGAGGATAAAACCTATTTCGCCCACGAAATGGCTGTGGATGATAGTTGGATGGATTCAGCCATTGATCAAATGACGGATAACGTATTCATTACATTCGATCTGGATGCCTTGGATCCTTCAATTATGCCAAGTACAGGAACACCAGAACCTGGCGGTTTGTTGTATTACGAAACGCTTGAATTCTTAAAACAAGTTTTCCAAGAAAAGAACGTGGTTGGTTTCGATATCGCGGAATTATGTCCAAATAAAAACGATAAATCGTCAGATTTCTTAGCGGCTAAATTGTATTACAAAATGTTGAGTTACAAATTTCAGGATGAAAATATAGAAGACGGTTTTGAAAGTAACTTCAACGATTCAACAAACTCAGGAAACAAAAAAACTAAATTTGATACAGAAGATGACTACTAA
- a CDS encoding deoxyhypusine synthase family protein has protein sequence MTTNKGEISKFIEKYYLHFNAAALVDAAKGYEAQLNSGAKMLVSLAGAMSTAELGKIFAEMIRQDKVQIISCTGANLEEDIMNLVAHSHYKRVPNYRDLTPQDEWDLLEKGLNRVTDTCIPEEEAFRRIQEHIVKIWKDAEANGERYLPHEYMYKLLLSGVLEEYYEIDLKDSWMYAAAEKNLPIICPGWEDSTMGNIFASYVLKGELKASTMKSGIEYMTFLADWYTDNSENGIGFFQIGGGIAGDFPICVVPMLYQDMERPETPFWSYFCQISDSTTSYGSYSGAVPNEKITWGKLDINTPKFIIESDATIVAPLIFAYLLDM, from the coding sequence ATGACTACTAATAAAGGAGAGATTTCAAAATTTATAGAAAAATATTATTTACACTTTAATGCAGCGGCTTTGGTTGATGCAGCAAAAGGTTACGAAGCGCAACTTAATTCGGGTGCAAAGATGTTAGTGTCTTTGGCTGGTGCAATGAGTACGGCTGAATTAGGTAAGATTTTTGCCGAAATGATTCGCCAAGATAAAGTGCAAATCATATCCTGTACAGGAGCAAATCTTGAAGAGGATATTATGAATTTGGTAGCACATTCACATTATAAACGTGTACCAAATTACCGGGATTTAACACCTCAGGACGAATGGGATTTGCTGGAAAAAGGCTTAAACCGAGTAACGGATACTTGTATACCAGAAGAGGAAGCGTTTAGAAGAATCCAAGAACATATCGTTAAGATTTGGAAAGATGCCGAAGCCAATGGCGAACGTTATTTGCCACATGAATATATGTACAAATTATTGTTATCTGGTGTTTTAGAAGAATACTATGAGATTGACCTCAAGGATTCTTGGATGTATGCCGCAGCAGAAAAAAACCTTCCGATAATTTGTCCAGGTTGGGAAGATAGTACCATGGGAAATATCTTTGCAAGCTACGTACTTAAAGGCGAATTAAAAGCAAGCACCATGAAATCTGGTATTGAGTACATGACATTCTTAGCGGATTGGTACACGGACAATTCTGAAAATGGTATTGGCTTTTTCCAAATAGGAGGCGGCATTGCTGGTGATTTTCCAATTTGTGTTGTGCCCATGTTGTACCAAGATATGGAACGACCAGAAACACCATTTTGGAGCTATTTCTGTCAAATCAGTGATAGTACAACGAGTTACGGATCGTACTCTGGAGCCGTTCCAAACGAAAAAATTACTTGGGGAAAATTGGATATTAACACGCCAAAGTTTATTATAGAAAGTGATGCAACCATTGTAGCACCATTAATTTTTGCTTATCTCTTAGATATGTAA